In the genome of Cryptomeria japonica chromosome 8, Sugi_1.0, whole genome shotgun sequence, one region contains:
- the LOC131078521 gene encoding uncharacterized protein LOC131078521, whose translation MQRTIETENDDNIELSETEENDTRQEETTKNKWEIISRLHHGQLMQTLEFEMLSRRYLDKETNWSTDYEGEEYTDKAMNFIATIKNIGSPIHDDIPQIVNYHNLSNQQEQALNIIISHYLIYGTKPPLFMIIQGMAGTGKSNLIGTINEALKNASMPNRSPLLVLVPTGVAAFNIGASTIHSRLRIPIRDFIDLQGTRLTTFQEEMAHVTYILIDEMSLIGERLLENIDARLRQAFPSNANENFTGDLGQLPPVNDRPPYNSRRQAKILWEQFTTIITLDHIYQQEGQGNDQERFRQLLMNIRDAKPALDDWILLMTRSSMTIDTTTNQEFDSCVHLFSTNDNVHNHNKKKLQSLKNPIAHSIASKVRNVSANESGMDDELDVELLLLSKNARVMLTSNLWIKAGLVNEALGNIRKIVYKLGSAPPQPPAYLLVEFDNYSGLPFDDHHTSSIPVPAIERGGSSQIPLRLAWALTIHKSQGLTLQKATIDIGPTERTGLMFVAISRMKSLQGLRIMSPFSYDRYEKLNKGKQVVGRKREEERLQSI comes from the exons ATGCAACGGACAATAGAAACCGAGAATGATGACAACATTGAACTTTCTGAAACTGAAGAAAATGATACTAGGCAAGAAGAAACAACAAAAAACAAGTGGGAGATAATATCTAGGCTTCATCATGGCCAATTAATGCAAACTTTAGAGTTTGAAATGCTCAGCAGGAGGTACTTAGATAAAGAGACAAATTGGTCCACTGATTATGAAGGTGAAGAATATACGGACAAGGCCATGAATTTCATTGCCACCATCAAAAATATTGGTTCTCCCATCCATGATGATATACCACAGATTGTCAACTATCACAACCTCAGCAATCAACAAGAACAAGCACTCAATATTATCATTTCGCACTACCTCATTTATGGAACAAAGCCTCCTTTATTCATGATAATTCAAGGTATGGCTGGAACAGGAAAATCAAATTTAATAGGCACTATAAATGAAGCACTAAAAAATGCTTCCATGCCAAATCGATCTCCTCTACTTGTGCTTGTACCAACCGGAGTTGCTGCCTTCAATATAGGAGCATCGACCATTCATTCAAGACTAAGAATACCCATAAGAGATTTTATAGATCTTCAGGGAACAAGACTAACTACCTTCCAAGAGGAGATGGCACATGTCACATATATCTTGATCGATGAAATGAGTTTAATTGGCGAAAGGTTATTGGAGAACATAGATGCACGTCTACGCCAAGCTTTTCCTTCAAATGCTAATGAAAATTTCACAG GTGATCTTGGACAATTGCCTCCGGTCAACGATAGGCCGCCATATAATAGCAGAAGACAGGCAAAAATTTTGTGGGAACAATTTACAACTATTATTACTTTGGATCATATCTATCAACAAGAAGGCCAAGGCAATGACCAAGAACGGTTTCGACAACTGTTAATGAACATAAGAGATGCAAAACCAGCATTGGATGATTGGATATTACTAATGACAAGGTCTTCTATGACAATTGATACAACAACCAACCAAGAATTTGATAGCTGTGTGCATTTATTTTCAACAAACGACAATGTTCACAACCACAACAAGAAAAAATTACAATCATTAAAAAATCCAATTGCGCATAGCATTGCATCAAAAGTACGAAATGTTAGTGCTAACGAAAGTGGAATGGATGATGAACTTGATgtagaattattattattatccaaAAATGCCAGAGTAATGTTGACATCAAATCTATGGATAAAAGCAGGACTTGTCAACGAAGCtttaggaaatattagaaaaattgtttataaacTAGGAAGTGCACCACCTCAACCACCAGCATACTTGTTAGTTGAATTTGACAATTACTCTGGACTACCATTCGATGATCATCATACATCCTCAATTCCAGTTCCAGCAATTGAAAGAGGTGGTTCTTCTCAAATACCATTGCGCTTGGCATGGGCACTAACGATACACAAATCTCAAGGGCTCACTCTTCAAAAGGCTACCATTGATATAGGACCAACTGAAAGAACCGGTCTCATGTTCGTGGCAATCTCTCGCATGAAAAGCTTACAGGGCCTACGGATCATGTCACCATTCAGCTATGATAGGTATGAGAAATTAAACAAAGGCAAACAAGTCGTCGgcaggaaaagagaagaagaaaggcTTCAATCCATCTAG